Genomic DNA from Synechococcus sp. MU1643:
TGACCCAAAACCAGATTCAGTGCCTTGTCCCTCTCGCCTGAGGAACGGGGATCAGAAGCGCCGGATTTCATATCTGCAGGCATGAGAAGGACCTGAAACTAAGGAACGAGAGATCCAATGCCACAGAAGCGCCGAATCGTCTCAAGTAGTACAAGCGTACCGTAACGAATCAGGGCCATTGCGCCAGGGGGGCCAGAAAGCGATCCGAATGGAGCAACGCAATTCCAGGCGGAAGACCGCTCTGGTCCTTCGGGTGAAGATAGCCCCAACTCACCAGAAAACAGGGCAGTTGATCCAACCCTGGTGTTGAGCGCACCGCCTCAAGCGTCGCCCGGCGGTCTTCTACGAAGCCGCACAGGCTTCGCTGCCGCTGGAGCTGGAGCAGAACCTGAGGCTTAGCGCCAGCCTCACGACCATCCAGACGCCAAGGATCCAGGCCAAGGCTGTTCAGCAGCTCAGCGGTGAAGGCCTGTGTTTTTGTCGTCAGAACAGCCCACTCCACCCCCTCTGCTTCCAACTGCTTCAGCCGCTCCACTAGGCCGGGGAAAGGTCGATGCAACGCCAACCACGCGGAACGGTTCTGCCGCACCGCTTCGTCTCTGGAGGCATCGAGTGCCGCCTGCAGCTGCTCCGGCTGCCATCCACGCCGTTGCAGTGCCAAGGCCTGCGCTTCCCCATAGGACTGCAGCCAAACCTGAAGGTTCAGCGCCGGCAGTTCCGCGGCCAGGAGCACCATTTCCCAACCATGGTGCACCCACGGCCGCAGCTGACGG
This window encodes:
- a CDS encoding HAD family hydrolase; this translates as MNLRPLLVFDFDGVIVDGMAEYWWSAWHACRRLEAAPEGFSPDQVPDAFRQLRPWVHHGWEMVLLAAELPALNLQVWLQSYGEAQALALQRRGWQPEQLQAALDASRDEAVRQNRSAWLALHRPFPGLVERLKQLEAEGVEWAVLTTKTQAFTAELLNSLGLDPWRLDGREAGAKPQVLLQLQRQRSLCGFVEDRRATLEAVRSTPGLDQLPCFLVSWGYLHPKDQSGLPPGIALLHSDRFLAPLAQWP